From the Diospyros lotus cultivar Yz01 chromosome 13, ASM1463336v1, whole genome shotgun sequence genome, one window contains:
- the LOC127787874 gene encoding uncharacterized protein At5g39865: MGCSASRSQNLVSADHQPPCSSNSNPSSSSPSSSRAWSDSISNSYAPASRTLSLSTSLVHHPPLRKGDTNHLVSLTSTTYGSLVLVDSRPSDAARTLTLADQKEPSSPSPDSVINTWELMEGLDDFDFDFCLVQKPAIESPRKGCDSIDPLNAFEMVEHLDSKPLWKHLSEESLLSKMDPNVVSSYRRALTKPKTARPPLSGTKNLDLPGTEDRIVLYYTSLRGIRRTYEDCCAVRMIFRGFRVNVDERDISMDAAYREQLQSALGGKAMALPRVFIRGRYIGGADEIKQLHECGELAKLLEDFPVRDVGSTCGSCGDIRFLPCPNCNGSRKVYDEDEGRLRRCPDCNENGLIRCPTCCA, from the coding sequence ATGGGTTGCTCGGCTTCTCGTTCCCAAAACCTTGTCTCCGCCGACCACCAGCCGCCCTGCTCCTCCAACTCCAAcccctcttcttcctctccgtCTTCCTCGCGAGCTTGGTCCGATTCCATTTCCAATTCCTACGCTCCAGCCTCTCGAACCCTCTCCCTCTCCACGTCTCTGGTCCACCACCCCCCACTCCGCAAGGGCGACACCAACCACCTCGTCTCCCTTACCTCCACCACCTACGGCTCCCTCGTCCTCGTCGACTCGCGCCCCTCCGACGCCGCCAGAACCCTAACCCTAGCCGACCAGAAAGAGCCGTCCTCCCCCTCCCCGGACTCCGTCATCAACACTTGGGAGCTCATGGAAGGACTCGACGACTTCGACTTCGACTTCTGCCTCGTCCAGAAACCGGCAATCGAGTCCCCGAGAAAAGGCTGCGACTCGATTGATCCCTTGAATGCTTTCGAAATGGTCGAGCATCTGGATTCGAAGCCCTTGTGGAAGCATTTGTCCGAGGAGTCGTTGCTCTCGAAGATGGACCCGAACGTGGTTTCCAGTTACAGGCGAGCCCTAACAAAGCCGAAGACAGCTAGGCCGCCACTCTCTGGTACGAAGAATCTCGATTTACCAGGAACCGAAGATAGAATTGTCCTGTATTACACTAGTCTGCGTGGAATTCGGCGGACTTACGAAGATTGCTGCGCCGTTAGGATGATATTTAGGGGATTTAGGGTTAATGTAGACGAGCGAGATATATCCATGGACGCAGCTTATAGAGAGCAATTGCAGAGCGCCTTGGGAGGGAAAGCCATGGCTTTGCCTAGGGTTTTTATTCGGGGGAGGTACATTGGGGGTGCGGATGAGATTAAGCAGCTCCACGAGTGTGGCGAATTGGCCAAACTGTTGGAAGATTTTCCCGTTCGCGATGTGGGTTCAACGTGTGGCAGCTGCGGGGATATTAGGTTTCTGCCATGTCCCAATTGTAATGGCAGCAGGAAGGTTTATGACGAAGATGAAGGGAGGCTGAGAAGGTGCCCGGACTGCAACGAGAATGGGCTGATTCGGTGCCCGACTTGCTGCGCCTGA
- the LOC127788604 gene encoding pentatricopeptide repeat-containing protein At1g74630: MNAAEQLCAALLTRCKTLQNVKEVHAYACKTGLDIDPFVAGKLILHCCVLISDALEYARRLFRHTPNPDVFMYNALIRGLAESDSPQSSILTYVEMRRKSTASPDSFSFAFVLKAAANSRDLGAGFQLHSQALTFGLDAHLFVGTTMISTYAECGRVDCATKVFDEMFEPNVVAWNAMLTAFLRCGDVKDAERMFRLMPCKNLTSWNVMLAGCMKSGELELARKLFVDMPVKDDVSWSSMIVGFAHNGCFDEAFGFFRELQRVGIRPNEVSLTGVLSACAQAGAFEFGKILHAYIQKSGLLWIVTVNNALLDTYSKCGNVAMARLVFDGMPGKKSIVTWTSMMAGLAMQGYGKEAIQLFDEMERSGIRPDGITFILLLYACSHAGLTEEGCRYFFKMKEIYGIEPAIEHYGCLVDLYGRAGQLQDACEFITKMPVSPNAIIWRTLLGACSMHGHVQLAKQVKERLSELDPDNSSDHVLLSNTYAVAGKWKDVAAVRRSMSHQRLKKTPGWSMVEVDKIVYSFFAGQKQNKITEEAYEKLEEIMLKLAIEGGYVPEVGNVLHDVEEEEKEDALFKHSEKLAVAFGMSRWCKGRIIRIVKNLRICRDCHVVMKLISKIYGLEIVVRDRSRFHSFKGGSCSCRDYW; encoded by the coding sequence ATGAACGCCGCCGAGCAGCTTTGTGCCGCTTTGCTGACACGCTGCAAGACGCTCCAAAACGTCAAGGAAGTCCACGCCTACGCTTGCAAGACCGGCCTCGATATCGACCCATTTGTTGCCGGTAAACTAATACTCCATTGCTGCGTATTGATCTCCGACGCTCTCGAGTACGCCCGGCGTCTCTTCCGCCACACTCCAAACCCAGATGTATTCATGTACAATGCCCTCATCCGCGGCCTCGCCGAGTCCGATTCCCCTCAAAGCTCCATTCTCACTTACGTTGAAATGCGCCGGAAATCGACTGCGTCTCCGGACAGCTTCTCTTTCGCCTTCGTTCTCAAAGCGGCTGCGAACTCGAGGGATTTGGGAGCTGGGTTTCAGCTCCATTCTCAAGCCCTGACTTTCGGCCTCGATGCCCATCTCTTTGTTGGGACAACCATGATTAGTACGTACGCGGAATGTGGTCGCGTCGATTGTGCAACCAAGGTATTTGATGAAATGTTTGAACCAAATGTTGTGGCGTGGAATGCGATGCTCACTGCTTTTTTAAGGTGCGGTGATGTCAAGGATGCGGAGAGGATGTTTCGTCTAATGCCGTGTAAGAATCTGACGTCGTGGAATGTCATGCTTGCGGGGTGTATGAAATCGGGTGAACTTGAACTTGCGAGAAAATTGTTTGTGGATATGCCCGTGAAAGATGATGTCTCTTGGAGTAGCATGATTGTTGGGTTTGCTCATAATGGTTGTTTTGACGAGGCTTTTGGGTTTTTCAGGGAGTTGCAGCGGGTGGGAATCAGGCCCAATGAAGTGAGCTTGACTGGAGTTCTCTCTGCCTGTGCACAAGCAGGGGCTTTTGAGTTCGGGAAGATCCTGCACGCATACATTCAGAAATCCGGGTTACTTTGGATCGTGACGGTGAATAATGCCCTCTTGGATACGTACTCTAAATGTGGAAATGTGGCTATGGCTCGTTTGGTTTTTGATGGCATGCCGGGGAAGAAAAGCATTGTTACTTGGACATCCATGATGGCAGGACTTGCAATGCAGGGATATGGCAAAGAAGCAATACAACTTTTCGACGAGATGGAGAGGTCAGGAATTAGACCTGATGGAATCACATTCATTTTGCTACTATATGCTTGTAGCCATGCTGGATTAACCGAAGAAGGATGCAGGTATTTCTTCAAGATGAAGGAAATCTATGGTATAGAACCAGCCATTGAGCATTATGGTTGTTTGGTTGATCTCTATGGTCGAGCAGGTCAGCTGCAAGATGCATGCGAGTTTATAACTAAAATGCCGGTATCACCCAATGCCATTATTTGGCGGACTCTGTTAGGGGCTTGCAGCATGCATGGCCACGTTCAACTGGCCAAGCAAGTGAAGGAAAGGCTGTCCGAGCTTGATCCTGACAATTCTAGCGACCATGTTTTGTTGTCAAATACCTATGCTGTCGCAGGGAAGTGGAAGGATGTTGCAGCGGTAAGAAGATCTATGAGCCACCAGAGGTTGAAGAAAACTCCCGGTTGGAGCATGGTCGAAGTCGACAAGATCGTGTACAGTTTTTTCGCAGGTCAAAAGCAAAATAAGATAACAGAAGAGGCATATGAAAAACTAGAGGAGATAATGCTAAAGCTCGCGATCGAAGGAGGCTATGTTCCTGAGGTTGGCAACGTTTTGCACGATGTggaagaggaggagaaggaaGATGCTCTCTTTAAGCACAGCGAGAAGCTTGCGGTTGCATTTGGGATGTCAAGATGGTGCAAGGGCAGGATTATAAGAATTGTGAAGAACTTGAGGATTTGCAGGGACTGTCATGTTGTGATGAAGCTAATTTCTAAGATTTATGGGTTGGAGATAGTGGTTAGGGATAGAAGTCGATTTCATTCCTTTAAGGGGGGCTCTTGCTCATGTAGAGATTACTGGTGA